Proteins from one Arsenophonus apicola genomic window:
- the tnpA gene encoding IS200/IS605 family transposase — protein sequence MQKYKINRSRHAAFLLHVHLVFVTKYRKKVLSGLHYKAFHQYAGEVCRDFGADLKESNGESDHVHMLIEYPPTVQLSVLVNSLKAVTSRRLRNEFLDLRGAYGKPVLWSRSYFAGSCGGAPLEVVKQYIQNQRG from the coding sequence ATGCAAAAATATAAAATCAACCGTTCAAGACATGCAGCGTTTCTTTTACATGTTCACCTTGTCTTTGTGACTAAGTACCGAAAGAAAGTACTCAGTGGCTTGCACTACAAAGCATTTCATCAGTATGCAGGTGAAGTGTGTCGCGACTTTGGGGCTGATTTAAAGGAAAGTAACGGAGAGTCCGATCACGTTCATATGCTGATCGAGTACCCGCCCACAGTGCAGTTGTCAGTACTAGTAAACTCGCTGAAAGCGGTAACGTCTCGTCGTCTGCGTAATGAGTTTCTAGACTTGCGTGGGGCTTACGGCAAGCCAGTGTTGTGGTCTCGATCATACTTTGCAGGTTCGTGCGGGGGAGCACCGCTGGAAGTTGTTAAGCAATACATTCAAAATCAGCGTGGCTGA
- the nudF gene encoding ADP-ribose diphosphatase, giving the protein MSDKKNLPFKFSQNDVEITAKFDLYSGFFRFVEYRFRHKLFNGGWSKEIRREVLERGNAGVILPYDPCLDKVVLVEQVRLPAIETSKTPWLLETIAGMVEQNENLEQLVRREAKEEAGITILRCHYALSYLTSPGGTTERIYVHIGEIDALAIKPGTIHGLNSENEDIRVHVVSREQAYQWVELGVIDNAATVIAIQWLQLNHLRLKNNWLNNLK; this is encoded by the coding sequence ATGAGTGATAAAAAAAATTTACCCTTCAAGTTTAGCCAAAATGATGTGGAAATTACGGCTAAGTTCGATCTTTATAGTGGTTTTTTTCGTTTTGTAGAATACCGTTTTCGACATAAGTTGTTTAACGGGGGTTGGAGCAAGGAAATTCGACGTGAAGTTTTAGAACGGGGCAATGCGGGCGTTATTTTACCTTATGATCCTTGTCTTGATAAGGTCGTGTTAGTTGAACAAGTACGGCTCCCGGCGATTGAAACTAGCAAAACACCGTGGCTATTAGAAACTATTGCTGGCATGGTAGAACAAAATGAAAACTTAGAACAGCTAGTTCGTCGTGAAGCTAAAGAAGAAGCGGGTATTACCATTTTGCGTTGTCACTATGCACTAAGTTATCTTACTAGCCCAGGCGGCACCACTGAGCGTATTTATGTACATATCGGTGAAATTGATGCATTAGCAATCAAACCCGGCACCATACATGGATTGAACAGCGAAAATGAAGATATTCGTGTCCATGTTGTTAGTCGCGAACAAGCTTATCAATGGGTGGAATTAGGGGTAATTGATAATGCGGCTACTGTAATCGCAATACAGTGGTTACAATTAAATCATCTTAGATTGAAAAACAATTGGTTGAATAACTTAAAATAA
- the tolC gene encoding outer membrane channel protein TolC: MKKFISLFITISLMGLSATGQAENLLQVYQKAKESNPDLRKSLAERDQAFEKINEARSPLLPQLGLGANFTYNSGYRDNRDTENNQLGANIKLTQTIFDMSKWQQLDIQEKTAGIADVTYQTNQQKLILDTATAYFDVLRAIDLLDYIEAQKKAVYRQLDQTTQRFNVGLVAITDVQNARANYDSVLAQEVSSRNQLENALEKLRQVSGIYYSQLAVLNIDHFRTQTPARVEKLLKDAETRNLSLLSARLSQDLARENIRYEQSGHLPTLGLEASTGVNNTHYHGSANHLWNRNDTSYTGQNSVGLTLSVPLYTGGKTNSRVEQAQYGYISASEQLESTYRNVIQIVRSSYNNVISSISSIKAYQQLVISAQSSLDAMEAGYQVGTRTIVDVLNATTTLFQAKQNLANARYDYLINDLKIQYARGTLNESDLIRLNNSLGKTLSTSPDTIINPMNVPQIH, translated from the coding sequence ATGAAAAAATTTATCTCTCTTTTTATCACCATTAGCCTAATGGGACTAAGTGCCACAGGGCAAGCTGAAAATTTATTGCAAGTCTATCAGAAAGCAAAAGAAAGTAATCCAGATTTACGTAAATCACTAGCAGAACGCGACCAAGCATTTGAAAAAATTAATGAAGCTCGAAGCCCTTTACTGCCGCAATTAGGTTTAGGTGCAAATTTCACCTATAACAGCGGTTATCGTGATAACCGAGACACAGAAAACAACCAACTTGGCGCCAATATTAAACTCACCCAAACCATCTTTGATATGTCAAAATGGCAACAGTTAGACATACAAGAAAAAACCGCCGGTATTGCTGATGTTACTTATCAAACTAATCAACAAAAATTAATTCTTGATACTGCCACAGCTTATTTTGACGTGTTACGCGCGATTGACTTATTAGACTATATTGAAGCCCAGAAAAAAGCCGTTTATCGCCAGTTAGATCAAACAACCCAACGTTTTAACGTAGGATTAGTGGCTATTACTGATGTACAAAACGCCCGTGCTAATTATGACAGCGTATTGGCGCAGGAAGTATCGAGCCGTAATCAATTAGAAAATGCGTTGGAAAAATTACGCCAAGTTAGCGGCATCTATTACAGCCAATTAGCCGTTTTAAATATTGATCACTTCCGCACGCAAACACCTGCTCGAGTAGAAAAACTATTAAAAGATGCTGAAACGCGCAACTTAAGTTTACTCAGCGCGCGTTTGTCACAAGATTTGGCGCGAGAAAATATTCGCTATGAACAGTCAGGACATTTACCTACCCTTGGATTAGAAGCATCAACGGGCGTTAACAACACTCATTATCACGGTAGTGCTAATCATCTATGGAACCGAAATGATACTAGCTATACTGGCCAAAATAGCGTCGGACTAACGTTAAGTGTGCCGTTATATACCGGTGGCAAAACTAACTCACGCGTTGAACAAGCACAGTATGGTTATATTAGTGCCAGCGAACAGCTCGAAAGTACTTATCGCAATGTTATTCAAATAGTACGCTCTTCCTACAATAATGTTATATCTTCTATTAGTAGCATCAAGGCTTACCAACAATTAGTCATTTCAGCACAAAGTTCGTTAGATGCGATGGAAGCAGGCTATCAAGTCGGCACGCGAACAATCGTGGACGTGTTGAACGCAACAACAACCCTTTTTCAGGCAAAACAGAATCTAGCTAATGCACGTTATGACTATCTGATTAACGATCTGAAAATCCAGTATGCTCGTGGGACGTTAAATGAAAGCGATCTGATCCGTTTAAATAATAGCTTAGGCAAAACATTATCAACCTCACCGGATACAATTATTAATCCGATGAATGTTCCACAAATACATTAA
- a CDS encoding DUF1190 family protein: MKIKRTKNINQDAFRKSWRAYRLAPVALAISTVFMLSACEQSDESVSLYTNAEDCAQKNPAQSEQCSLAYKNALQEAAKTAPKYATREDCVAEFGEEKCTQASSQIATQTTAQTATQTPAQAGLAENQASGQSGSFWMPLMAGYMMGRLMGGGANAPAPAAQPLFSSNNPASPANGKFVDASGKNYGPAVAGGRTMTVPPSALAPKPATTTTITRGGFGESVVKQQAHMQRQSATSSSQRSMGG, translated from the coding sequence ATGAAAATAAAGCGCACGAAGAATATTAATCAAGATGCTTTTCGTAAAAGCTGGCGCGCCTACCGCTTAGCACCTGTCGCCTTAGCGATTAGTACGGTATTTATGTTGTCCGCTTGTGAACAAAGCGACGAAAGCGTATCTTTATATACTAATGCAGAGGATTGTGCCCAGAAAAACCCCGCTCAAAGTGAACAATGTTCGCTTGCTTATAAAAATGCATTGCAGGAAGCAGCAAAAACTGCACCTAAATATGCGACACGTGAAGATTGTGTGGCTGAATTTGGTGAAGAAAAATGTACTCAGGCTTCCAGCCAAATTGCAACGCAAACTACAGCTCAAACTGCAACACAAACTCCAGCTCAAGCCGGTTTGGCAGAAAATCAAGCCAGTGGACAAAGTGGTAGTTTCTGGATGCCATTAATGGCAGGTTATATGATGGGACGCCTAATGGGTGGTGGTGCAAATGCCCCAGCGCCTGCAGCGCAACCTCTGTTTAGCTCAAACAATCCTGCAAGTCCGGCCAATGGAAAATTTGTGGATGCCAGTGGCAAAAACTATGGACCGGCGGTAGCGGGAGGCAGAACAATGACTGTACCGCCATCAGCTCTTGCCCCCAAACCGGCAACGACGACCACTATCACTCGTGGTGGTTTCGGCGAATCAGTTGTTAAACAACAGGCTCACATGCAGCGTCAAAGTGCCACTTCGTCTTCTCAGCGTTCTATGGGAGGTTAA
- a CDS encoding glutathionylspermidine synthase family protein codes for MIRMPITERPDWKEKATEFGFHFHTLYGEPYWCENAYYQFTMQQVEDLEATTAEIHQMCLQVVEKVVNNEELLLKFQIPKHCWEFVNHSWKTNQPSLYSRLDLAYDGKTPAKLLENNADTPTSLYESAFFQWIWLEDQINAGNLPANADQFNSIQEQLIERFTQLRESFGFNWLHFACCQDSDEDRGTIQYLQDCAYEANIATEFLYVDQIGLGEKGQFTDPNNQVISNLFKLYPWEFMFREIFSTKLADAGVKWLEPAWKSIISNKALLPMLWEMFPNHPNLLPAYFAEANPPKLDRYVIKPIFSREGANIRIIDNEREIASIDGPYGEEGMIIQQFYPLPQFENNYTLIGSWLVNDQPAGIGIREDKQLITQDLSRFYPHIILN; via the coding sequence ATGATAAGGATGCCCATCACTGAACGCCCTGATTGGAAAGAAAAGGCAACTGAATTTGGTTTTCATTTTCACACCTTATACGGTGAACCTTATTGGTGTGAAAATGCCTATTATCAATTTACTATGCAACAAGTGGAAGATCTTGAAGCAACCACCGCTGAAATACATCAAATGTGCCTGCAAGTGGTGGAAAAAGTAGTGAATAACGAGGAATTATTGTTAAAATTTCAGATCCCTAAACATTGTTGGGAATTTGTTAATCACTCATGGAAAACTAATCAACCTTCACTCTATTCCCGATTAGATTTAGCTTATGATGGTAAAACACCGGCAAAATTATTAGAAAATAATGCAGATACACCCACATCTTTATATGAAAGCGCATTTTTTCAGTGGATCTGGTTAGAAGATCAGATCAATGCTGGCAATTTACCAGCCAATGCTGATCAATTTAATAGTATACAAGAGCAACTTATTGAACGCTTTACGCAACTACGTGAATCATTTGGCTTTAACTGGTTACATTTTGCCTGCTGTCAAGATAGTGACGAAGATCGCGGCACTATCCAATACTTACAAGACTGTGCTTACGAAGCCAATATTGCAACCGAATTTCTCTATGTTGATCAAATTGGTTTAGGTGAAAAAGGACAATTTACCGATCCTAATAATCAAGTTATTAGCAATCTGTTTAAATTATATCCTTGGGAGTTTATGTTTAGAGAGATTTTTTCTACTAAGTTAGCCGATGCCGGAGTAAAGTGGTTAGAGCCAGCCTGGAAAAGCATTATTTCTAACAAGGCATTACTACCTATGTTATGGGAAATGTTTCCTAATCATCCCAATCTGTTACCTGCTTATTTTGCTGAAGCTAATCCGCCGAAACTGGATCGCTATGTGATCAAACCTATTTTTTCACGCGAAGGGGCAAATATTCGTATCATCGATAATGAACGTGAAATTGCCTCAATAGATGGCCCATATGGCGAAGAAGGTATGATTATTCAACAATTTTATCCCCTGCCTCAATTTGAAAATAACTATACCTTAATCGGTAGTTGGCTGGTAAATGATCAACCGGCAGGAATTGGTATTCGAGAAGACAAGCAATTAATTACCCAGGATCTGTCCCGTTTTTATCCGCATATTATTCTAAACTAA
- the ribB gene encoding 3,4-dihydroxy-2-butanone-4-phosphate synthase — protein MNQTSLSVYGTPIERIERALEALRQGKGVMVLDDESRENEGDIIFAAETMTVEQMALTIRHGSGIVCLCITEERRKQLALPMMVEENSSQFQTAFTITIEASEGVTTGVSASDRLMTIRKAIADDAKPTDLNRPGHVFPLRAQQGGVLQRRGHTEATIDLVTLAGFKPAGVLCELTNDDGTMARMPEVLIFAKQHDMPVITIEDLVTYRQQFTQKAG, from the coding sequence ATGAATCAGACGTCACTTTCCGTATATGGCACTCCGATCGAACGTATAGAGCGCGCTCTTGAGGCATTACGTCAAGGTAAAGGTGTTATGGTACTTGACGACGAAAGCCGTGAAAACGAGGGTGATATTATTTTTGCCGCTGAAACAATGACAGTTGAACAGATGGCATTAACTATCCGCCATGGCAGTGGAATTGTTTGTCTTTGTATAACGGAAGAACGCCGTAAGCAGCTAGCATTACCAATGATGGTTGAAGAAAATTCCAGTCAGTTTCAAACCGCATTTACTATCACTATTGAGGCTTCTGAAGGGGTGACAACCGGGGTCTCGGCCAGTGATCGTTTAATGACTATTCGTAAAGCCATTGCCGATGATGCAAAGCCTACCGATCTTAATCGGCCAGGGCATGTTTTTCCGTTAAGAGCCCAACAAGGGGGAGTATTGCAGCGTCGCGGTCATACCGAAGCGACCATTGATTTGGTGACTTTAGCCGGTTTTAAGCCAGCAGGCGTTTTATGTGAGTTGACAAATGACGATGGTACCATGGCCCGTATGCCAGAAGTGCTTATCTTTGCCAAGCAACATGATATGCCGGTAATAACGATTGAAGATCTGGTAACCTATCGTCAGCAATTTACTCAAAAGGCCGGTTAG
- the ubiK gene encoding ubiquinone biosynthesis accessory factor UbiK has translation MLDAKKIEQVVRQIKDTLPQGIRDLGEDLDKKLRAILQSQLGKFDLVSREEFDIQTQVLLRTREKMIEMEKRIEQLEKKEVANENKNE, from the coding sequence ATGCTTGACGCGAAAAAAATTGAACAAGTTGTTCGCCAGATCAAAGATACCTTACCGCAAGGGATACGTGACTTAGGCGAAGATCTTGATAAAAAGCTACGGGCAATATTACAGTCCCAATTAGGAAAATTCGATTTAGTTTCGCGTGAAGAATTTGATATTCAGACACAAGTTTTACTGCGCACCCGTGAAAAAATGATCGAAATGGAAAAACGCATCGAACAATTAGAAAAAAAAGAGGTAGCTAACGAAAACAAAAATGAATAA
- the hldE gene encoding bifunctional D-glycero-beta-D-manno-heptose-7-phosphate kinase/D-glycero-beta-D-manno-heptose 1-phosphate adenylyltransferase HldE, with product MKITLPDFKQANILVIGDVMLDRYWYGLTNRISPEAPVPVVKVEMKEERPGGAANVAMNIAALGANVRLVGLTGIDDAAEVLTEKLNQANVCCDFVTLSTHPTITKLRILSHNQQLIRLDFEEGFASVDINPLLDRIRQALPHVGALVLSDYGKGALAQISQIIALANTAQVPVLIDPKGNDFERYRGATLLTPNMSEFEAIVGKCANNAEIEQKGMKLIDSLDLKGLLITRSERGMTLLQREKPPLHLPTQAQEVYDVTGAGDTVIAVLATALAARQDFHQACVLANAAAGVVVGKLGTSTVSPIELENAIHGRADDGFGVMNEQQLKHAVAAARSRGEKIVMTNGCFDILHAGHVIYLANARKLGDRLIVAVNSDASTKRLKGDDRPINPLAQRMTVLGALGSVDWVVSFEEDTPQRLISEILPDVLVKGGDYKPEDIAGSQEVWAAGGEVKVLNFEQGLSTTNIINSIMKND from the coding sequence ATGAAAATCACTCTCCCTGATTTTAAACAGGCTAATATTTTGGTGATCGGCGATGTTATGTTAGATCGTTATTGGTATGGATTAACTAACCGAATTTCGCCAGAAGCGCCCGTTCCAGTTGTCAAAGTGGAAATGAAAGAAGAACGGCCAGGTGGTGCAGCTAATGTTGCTATGAATATTGCTGCTTTAGGCGCTAATGTTCGTCTGGTAGGGCTGACAGGTATTGATGATGCTGCTGAAGTATTAACAGAGAAACTCAATCAAGCCAATGTATGTTGTGATTTTGTTACCTTATCAACGCATCCTACTATTACTAAGCTGAGAATTCTATCTCATAATCAACAACTTATTCGGCTTGATTTTGAAGAAGGCTTTGCTAGTGTCGATATAAATCCGCTGTTAGATCGTATTCGGCAAGCTTTGCCACATGTTGGGGCACTGGTATTGTCTGATTATGGTAAAGGTGCTTTAGCACAAATTTCACAGATCATTGCATTAGCAAATACTGCTCAAGTACCGGTACTTATTGATCCGAAAGGTAATGATTTTGAGCGTTATCGTGGAGCGACTTTATTGACCCCCAATATGTCTGAATTTGAAGCCATTGTTGGTAAATGTGCTAACAATGCTGAAATTGAGCAGAAAGGAATGAAGTTAATTGATTCCCTTGATCTTAAAGGATTACTGATCACTCGTTCAGAACGAGGGATGACATTATTACAACGTGAAAAACCGCCTTTACATTTACCGACCCAAGCGCAGGAAGTTTATGATGTTACCGGCGCCGGCGATACGGTTATTGCTGTGTTGGCCACGGCGTTAGCCGCGCGACAGGATTTTCATCAAGCTTGTGTATTAGCTAATGCGGCCGCTGGAGTTGTGGTTGGAAAACTAGGTACTTCAACTGTATCACCGATTGAGTTGGAGAATGCCATTCATGGTCGCGCTGATGATGGTTTTGGGGTGATGAATGAACAGCAACTAAAGCATGCGGTTGCTGCGGCTCGTAGTCGTGGTGAGAAGATCGTGATGACCAATGGTTGCTTTGATATTTTACATGCCGGGCATGTTATCTATTTAGCCAATGCGCGTAAACTAGGCGATCGATTGATTGTTGCTGTCAATAGTGATGCTTCAACTAAACGGCTAAAAGGTGATGATCGTCCTATTAATCCATTAGCTCAACGTATGACCGTATTAGGAGCGCTAGGTTCGGTAGATTGGGTGGTCTCGTTTGAAGAGGATACGCCTCAACGCCTGATCAGTGAAATCTTACCCGATGTATTAGTTAAAGGTGGTGATTATAAGCCGGAAGATATTGCCGGTAGCCAAGAGGTCTGGGCGGCAGGTGGCGAAGTTAAAGTGCTTAATTTTGAACAAGGGCTGTCTACAACAAATATCATTAATAGCATTATGAAAAATGATTAA
- the glnE gene encoding bifunctional [glutamate--ammonia ligase]-adenylyl-L-tyrosine phosphorylase/[glutamate--ammonia-ligase] adenylyltransferase: MKLLPSILVQQAQWVVDDFQCHAPELLPLSPQEKIFFALSDFAYQQIKNHPAWWTAIRQQPPQIGEWQHYHQWLTKQLANIAGEEELQRILRQFRHQMLIRIAWLQLFHDDSNSKLQILRHLSELAETLIIVARDWLYAVCCRNWGTPCDPEGQPQPLLILAMGKLGGGELNFSSDVDLIFAFPENGATQGGRRQMENSQFFTRLGQKLINLLAQKTIDGFVYRVDMRLRPFGDSGPLVFSFAALEDYYQEQGRDWERYAMIKMRIIGDDNSVYSDGLKNMLRSFVFRRYIDFSVIQSLRNMKNMIEREVRRQGWQDNIKLGAGGIREIEFIGQVFQLIRGGREPSLRSPALLPTLIAIDELSLLTTEQVTQLTDNYLFLRRTENILQSINDQQTQMLPKQALQQARLAWAMGFNDWPAFYQQLTARMQSVHAIFVQIIGRNDEKSDDTLLTFFVYFWQQISSESELETLLSECKDEKKQNIIKQLWPFRQDLAKRTIGPRGREVLDQLMPKLIAKIYHRDDINRILQRIIPLLISIVSRTTYLELILESEQVLTHVIRFCAASPMIAEQLARHPLLLDELIDPFSLYQPLPVTAYRDELRQYLLRIDENDDEQQLEALRQFKQAQLLRIAAEDIAGVLSVMKVSDHLTYLAEAIIEVVVQLAWNKLTKRYGKPAHLSQQPVGVTGFAVVGYGKLGGFELGYGSDLDLVFLFDCPLGIVTDGQRVIEGRQFYLRLAQQILHLFSTRTSSGILYQVDARLRPSGESGMLVSTFQSFEDYQKTQAWTWEHQALIRARMVFAEPQLEQAFNRIRREALLIPREETILRQQVVKMRQKMYQHQANRQQAYFDLKTDPGGITDIEFIAQYLVLRYCADNVALLRWSDNVRIFTLLAEYAVMSNEEAEQLIKIYTEMRDTLHHLSLQALPSKVLVSQFKQQREKVLLIWQKWFYAN; encoded by the coding sequence ATGAAATTGCTGCCATCAATATTGGTTCAGCAGGCGCAATGGGTGGTAGATGATTTTCAGTGTCATGCGCCTGAACTTTTACCGCTATCGCCGCAAGAAAAAATATTTTTTGCCTTAAGTGATTTTGCCTATCAGCAGATCAAAAACCATCCAGCTTGGTGGACGGCTATTCGTCAACAGCCACCGCAAATAGGCGAATGGCAACATTATCATCAATGGTTAACCAAACAGCTAGCCAATATTGCTGGTGAGGAGGAGTTGCAGCGGATCCTAAGGCAATTTCGTCATCAAATGCTAATTAGGATCGCCTGGTTACAACTATTCCATGATGATAGCAATAGTAAGCTGCAGATATTACGGCATTTGAGTGAGTTAGCCGAAACGTTAATCATCGTTGCGAGAGATTGGCTGTATGCGGTGTGTTGTCGAAATTGGGGAACTCCTTGTGATCCAGAGGGACAACCACAACCATTACTGATCCTTGCTATGGGCAAATTAGGCGGTGGAGAGTTAAATTTCTCGTCCGATGTCGATTTGATTTTTGCCTTTCCTGAAAATGGTGCTACCCAAGGGGGACGCCGTCAGATGGAAAATAGCCAGTTTTTTACCCGATTAGGCCAAAAATTAATTAACTTATTGGCGCAGAAAACGATAGATGGTTTTGTCTATCGGGTTGATATGCGCCTTCGTCCGTTTGGTGATAGTGGGCCATTAGTTTTTAGTTTTGCTGCTTTAGAAGATTATTACCAGGAACAGGGACGCGACTGGGAACGTTATGCGATGATCAAAATGCGCATTATAGGTGATGATAACTCAGTTTATAGTGATGGATTAAAAAATATGTTGCGTTCCTTTGTTTTTCGCCGCTATATCGATTTTAGTGTTATTCAATCGTTGCGTAATATGAAAAACATGATTGAGCGTGAAGTCCGTCGCCAGGGTTGGCAAGATAATATTAAATTGGGTGCCGGTGGTATCCGTGAAATAGAGTTTATTGGCCAAGTTTTCCAGTTAATTCGAGGTGGCCGTGAACCTAGCTTACGCTCGCCGGCTTTGTTGCCTACATTAATCGCTATTGATGAGCTTTCATTGCTGACAACAGAACAGGTAACGCAATTAACGGATAATTATCTGTTTTTACGGCGAACAGAAAATATATTGCAATCTATTAATGATCAACAAACTCAGATGTTACCTAAGCAAGCTTTACAACAGGCGCGACTGGCATGGGCGATGGGGTTTAACGATTGGCCGGCATTTTATCAGCAACTTACAGCTAGAATGCAAAGTGTCCACGCGATATTTGTGCAAATTATTGGTCGAAATGATGAGAAAAGCGATGATACTCTGTTAACATTTTTTGTTTATTTCTGGCAACAAATTAGTAGTGAAAGTGAACTGGAAACCCTATTATCTGAGTGTAAAGACGAGAAAAAACAAAATATTATTAAACAGTTATGGCCATTTCGCCAAGATTTAGCTAAGCGAACCATTGGTCCCCGTGGTCGCGAGGTACTTGATCAATTAATGCCAAAATTGATAGCTAAAATCTATCATAGAGATGATATTAATCGGATTTTACAACGAATTATTCCCTTGCTTATCAGTATAGTTAGTAGGACAACTTATTTAGAATTAATTTTAGAATCTGAACAGGTATTAACGCATGTGATCCGTTTTTGTGCAGCATCACCAATGATTGCTGAGCAATTAGCTCGTCATCCATTATTACTAGATGAATTAATCGATCCCTTCTCACTTTACCAGCCATTACCCGTTACCGCTTATCGCGATGAATTACGCCAATATTTATTGCGCATTGATGAAAATGATGATGAACAGCAGCTTGAAGCATTGCGGCAATTCAAACAAGCTCAGCTTTTACGCATTGCTGCTGAAGATATTGCTGGCGTGCTTTCGGTTATGAAAGTGAGTGATCATTTGACCTATTTGGCCGAAGCTATTATTGAAGTAGTGGTACAACTGGCGTGGAATAAATTAACTAAGCGTTATGGTAAACCTGCTCATCTATCTCAACAACCAGTTGGCGTAACCGGTTTTGCCGTTGTAGGTTATGGTAAACTGGGTGGCTTTGAATTGGGGTATGGTTCTGATTTAGATTTAGTTTTTTTGTTTGATTGCCCATTAGGTATTGTCACCGATGGGCAACGCGTCATTGAAGGTCGCCAGTTTTATTTACGACTCGCCCAGCAAATTCTTCATCTCTTTAGTACCCGAACTTCTTCAGGTATCCTTTATCAGGTAGATGCTCGTTTGCGCCCATCAGGTGAATCTGGCATGTTGGTGAGTACATTCCAATCATTCGAGGATTATCAGAAAACGCAAGCCTGGACTTGGGAGCATCAAGCTTTGATCCGAGCGCGAATGGTTTTTGCTGAACCGCAATTAGAACAAGCGTTTAACCGAATTCGACGAGAAGCTCTGCTCATACCAAGAGAAGAAACGATATTGCGTCAGCAGGTCGTTAAGATGCGACAAAAAATGTATCAGCACCAAGCTAACCGGCAGCAGGCATATTTTGATTTAAAAACCGATCCTGGCGGTATCACTGATATTGAATTTATTGCTCAATATCTGGTATTACGTTACTGTGCAGATAATGTAGCATTACTTCGTTGGTCAGATAATGTGCGTATTTTTACCTTGTTAGCTGAATATGCGGTAATGTCTAACGAGGAAGCTGAACAGCTAATTAAGATTTATACTGAAATGCGAGACACATTGCATCATTTGTCATTACAGGCGTTGCCCAGCAAAGTGTTAGTCTCTCAGTTTAAACAACAACGTGAAAAAGTCCTGCTTATTTGGCAAAAATGGTTTTATGCCAATTAA
- a CDS encoding CYTH domain-containing protein: MSHLEIELKLSVRPEAIKRIREKIISFPYTHFSLHKLSNIYFETVDHQLRRWDMGLRIRGCDGRYEMTMKTAGKVMGGLHQRPEYNIEIHKPEINLLAFPAEIWPKDTDVNRLQSQLTTLFYTNFSREKWIVTYLGSEIEIVLDQGSIYAGARKKPIMEIELELKRGTLIELLALAKEFVNIEGLRLANKSKAERGYSLIQTSDHVDTELLLPPSNWFTMPIEQGLSQLLVYWQCYEECWLENQLQAKQNLSHLLVIIEQFLVHYAYSVPHFIQTLPLKEITILSMATDIQPEILCYSANWLRCKLAFTQWLTALTLA; encoded by the coding sequence ATGAGTCATCTAGAAATTGAATTAAAGTTGTCGGTTCGTCCGGAAGCTATTAAGCGGATCCGTGAAAAAATCATATCCTTTCCCTATACGCATTTTTCCTTACATAAGCTGTCAAATATCTATTTTGAGACAGTGGATCATCAATTACGTCGCTGGGATATGGGGTTAAGGATCCGCGGTTGCGATGGTCGTTACGAAATGACGATGAAAACCGCCGGTAAGGTTATGGGTGGTTTACATCAACGACCTGAATACAATATTGAAATTCATAAACCTGAGATCAATCTTTTAGCATTTCCGGCCGAAATATGGCCTAAGGATACCGATGTTAATCGTTTACAGTCTCAGTTAACAACCTTATTTTATACCAATTTTTCTCGTGAAAAATGGATTGTTACTTATCTAGGTAGTGAAATTGAAATTGTATTAGATCAAGGTAGTATTTATGCTGGCGCCAGAAAAAAACCTATTATGGAAATTGAACTGGAACTGAAAAGGGGCACTTTAATTGAGCTTTTAGCGTTAGCAAAAGAGTTTGTTAATATTGAAGGATTGCGCTTAGCAAATAAAAGTAAGGCTGAACGAGGCTATTCACTGATCCAAACTAGCGATCATGTAGACACTGAGCTCTTATTGCCTCCTTCTAATTGGTTTACTATGCCGATTGAACAGGGTTTAAGCCAGTTATTAGTATATTGGCAGTGCTATGAGGAGTGTTGGTTAGAGAATCAGTTGCAAGCAAAGCAAAATTTAAGTCATTTGTTAGTCATAATAGAGCAATTTTTAGTTCATTATGCTTATTCTGTACCTCATTTTATTCAAACACTGCCATTAAAGGAAATAACAATATTATCAATGGCTACCGATATACAACCGGAAATACTCTGTTATAGTGCGAATTGGTTGCGTTGCAAACTGGCTTTTACCCAATGGCTTACCGCGTTAACACTAGCCTAA